The Aptenodytes patagonicus chromosome 18, bAptPat1.pri.cur, whole genome shotgun sequence genome includes the window ATTAGGAAGAGCTGACTCCCCCAGCAGAGATCTTGATTAATGGAAAAGactggttttaattatttcagttttccctGCTCCTTTTCGAAAGGTAAAGGAAAATAGTGAGatgctttcttctgccttttagtGTGGCAAGTACTGTTCCTTggctgttttttgggggggattttggATATTGTGGTACTAGGAGGATAAGGCAAGAGAGTAGAACATTTGATGGAAAGCCCAAATGATCCAGGTGGCAGAAGCAGAAAGTGAACTTCCAAATACAGTTCTGGGGTGGTGGTTAGTGTGGCAAGAAACTTGTTGCTGATCCTTGAGCAGTTTTAGTTACTCCAAAGCATTACACATTTATTGAAAACTATATACAACAGATAAagtatatggggtttttttgaatgtcCAGGTGTTCAAGACCCGTATGGAAGCAGATGATGTGGCAGCAAAACTGGAGAAGTGTGATAAAGAGAACAAGACACTAAAGGATGAAATGAACAAGGAGATTGAACTGGTAACTATTCCTCTAAAGACTGATATGTTGTAGACATTCATGGATCTTAATGTTCTGAATGTAGTGAAAAATGGCTgcaaataggaaataaaaggcTTATCTTGAGTTTGCCTTTTCCATTAGTTTTTATCAGGACTTGTTCATTCTGCAAAATTTATTGAATGTTTAGCAGCTTCTTTTTGACTATATGGCATTCTTCAGGGGTGCTTAAATTGCTTAGTGTGTCCTTTGCTGCAGAAATAGTGGTTTAGAACAGTGGCCTAGGCAGGTTACACCATTGTCTGATGTGGAACAGCTGTTCTCAAAAAAGAGCTTGTACTTCTAGTAAAATTGAAGCCCAGGATCCAAAATACTCACTCATTCTCACTCTGTCCATAGGGAATGCCGAATCCTAAGAGAAAGCCTTTTGGAGTAGGAGAAGACCTTAGGCTTTGAACTCCAATGCTGGCCAAATATCCACACAGTGTCAGCATGGTTGCAGACTAACAAAGCTTCACTGAAGTTGAAAAATTTTTTAGTCTTGACCTTATGAACATCTGAAAGTTCCTCATGTTCTCTTCTTTGATTATAGGCACGTAAGCAGTTCCAGAGCCAGCTTGCTGAACTGGAAAAGCTGCCCGAGATCCTAAAGATCACAGAGACACAGCTAGCAGAATGTCAGGACCAGCTTCAGAGTTATGAGAAGAAGAATGTGGACCTGTCTGTCATGATTGCAGATCTTCGTCAGCGGGTAAGGGACTGGCAGAAAGTACCTGCAGCACTGCAATCCGCAAGTCTGAGACCAAGATGAATTTCTAATCACAGGAAGGTTCAAACTTCGTCTCTGTTCTCGTCTCTTTTTGAAAAGATTAAACGTGCACTGCAAAATAAAGGTGTGTGCCATGTCTTTGTGCAAGAAATTAACGGTGTAGCTAGTAGCATTCCGTACTATTTGAAAGGTTTCTCATCCATTGGTGCAGAACCTTATTGGGACTTGAATAGCAGCAGTGACAACACTTGCTAATACCAACACTCGCTTCTGTTACTTCCATCATCTTGTCAGCTTTCCTTCCTGTGGTTTTCTGCTGATTGTGCTGTCCCAGCCTTGTTTTCTCACCCTGATTTCAGGTTGTTTTCCCAGTCCTTGTTTTTTGTCCCCAGAAGGACTGCGTAGGTGTTGCAGGGCAACTATAGACAGGCATGACTTCTACAACCATGCCTCAAGACACAGCAAATGATCTCGCAGTCTGACTGCTTTACTCTGTTTGGCTTGGAATTATAAACCTTCCTGGAATTTCAGGCTCTAATGCCTTTGTGGGCTGCTGTCATGTATATGGCTGCTTTCAATGTGTGCGCTTCGCTGTGCTTACCGGTGGCTGCTCTGTATGCAAGCATTTGCGGACCTGGCTTTTCGTTTGCAATACAGAAGAATTTTCTCATACCTTTCCAAACATTAACTGGAAGCACTGGCAAAATGGATGTTTAGTGCTTTGCTTTTCTAGCCACTGTTCCTTTTCTGGGGCTCTCCAGAAATTATGAATTGAGCATGTTTCCTTCTGGAGAGTTGCATACGTTTTAGGTGGTTGGTCGTGTGTGTGTACTGACTACTCTGTAAAGTAATTACTTACCGTAATTTTTAGATTGAGCTCCAGGGGGACAAAATGGAGATGACAAGAGAGAGGTATCAGTCTGcccaggaggagaaaaagcagctcACCTTGAAGGTGGAGGAGCTAGAAAGGTTAGAAATATTAGGCTCTCTTGCTCTCTTAACCTTCCATTTCCAtccttttcccattgtttttTCAGGGGATTGAAACAGCTTCAGTCTTGTTCCAGTCCCCCACGTGCCTCCAGGATTCTGTGCATTTGCTTACCCCACAAGGATCTCTAATCAGTAGCTGTCCACTGGAGAGAGTGTGATATGTTTTTGCAGCACCTGTTATGAATGTTGTTAGAAAGGATGATGGCTTACGCAGCAGATAAACCAGCTCCTTGCCCAATCTAGCCTGACAATTTTGAGGTTACTacatattacagtatttttaccCATGTTGATAAATTCCTTTTAGTGACAATGTCTGGTAAAATGCAGGTATGTGGGTACTCTGTCCTTCAATCTTTGAAATTTTGATTTGAGAAATGGAGAAGTGTTTCTTGGGGCTCTCACCTTTCAAGGAGGAATAGAATCTATTCCCAGACTAGTCGGGACATGGCAAAAAGGCAGACTGAAACACACTCCATCTAAAATGAATAGGTTTCCTTCCCTTATTGTCTTAACCTAGAAAACTAGAGACAACGAGCGCCCAGAACATAGAATTCCTTCAGGTCATAGCAAAACGTGAGGAGTCAATCCACCAGTGTCAGCTGCGGTTAGAGGAGAAGACCCGTGAATGTAGCTCCTTGGCACGTCAGTTGGAGATGGCCATTGAGGATGCCAAAAGACAAGTAAGTAATTTCTTGTGTTTGTGAATTCCCCCAAAACTACCCTCACTGCAAAAGGGGACCAGCGAGAATGCTGGAAATACCTCCTCAGCCTATGACCAAAGTCGTGAAAATCATCGtattcagtgaaataaataataaaatgtgctGGTACTGTTTGTCAGCACTTAAACCATTGAAAAACTGAACCCCGCGCTCCAGTTTGtgacagaaaagaggaaagcacAAGACTGAGCTGCTGCTTGTGTACGAGAATGTGTGCGGTTAAACTTTATAGAGCTTTTGTGGGCAATGGGGTAGGGAAAAACCATTCTTCCATGGAGAACCCTTTAACAAAGTTGTTCTGTTGTTACACGTAGGTGGAACAAACTCGAGAACGAGCAACGTCTAGAGAGAGGGCAGCCCAGTCCAAGATGTTGGATTTGGAGACCCAGCTGAGTAGGAGTAAAACAGAGCTGAACCAATTGCGTCGGAGCAAAGACGATGTGAGTGACTTGCAAGGGATACTCTTGCCGTGCTGGTGGTGTCCTGGCAGCAACTGGAGTCCATAAACCAAGGTCCTATGGATTGCTGCAAAAGTCACGCAGAGCTGTGTCTGAATGTGCCATGCTGTTATATGTGTCCATGACAGATGTGTGATATGACATGTCTGTTATGTCACTAATTCAGGAATGCAGACTCTAACTTGCTTCTTGCTTATAGCAATGATCTGAATGAACTTACTCTAAACTTACGTGTACGTAAGGAAAGAATCAGACCTTTCTTACGTTCAAATGAGATTTGCACCAGGTATCAGGGACAGATTTCAACTTCATTTACTGTGCTTAGTTATCTGAGAGAGAATGCAATTTCTTTTCTAGAGGAAAGGATTGCTTCtagaagaaaaaaggggaatCTTTCATAATGTCCTATTTACCCTGCTTGTTCACTTGCGTTTTACTTGGAATTGGGTTGGCGCATGGATGAGGCCAAGTTGCTTTTCGGAAAAGTGTGTTTAATTCCCCATAACTATAGCTAATCAGTTTTAAAAGTCCAACTGATTAGCTGTGTTGTCTCCTGTTTTTATCAGCGGGTTGCTGAATGGAGTTCAAAATGAGCAGAACAAATTATAAATATCATAGCACCATCTATGGTAATGTCACCTACTGCTGTGCTAATTCGTGCTCTCCTCAGCACTTTTGGGGAACAGTTTAAGTTTAACGTGAATAGGATGAATGTTGCTGTCTCTCAGCCTGTGTTTTGTGCTTCTTTATGTAGGCAGAGCGCCGGTATGAAAGCCGCCTACAGGATTTAAAGGATCGGTTGGAGCAGTCGGAGAGCACCAACCGCAGCATGCAAAACTATGTCCAGTTCCTCAAGTCTTCCTATGCCAACGTTTTTGGAGAAAGTGCCTTGCTGGGCTCCCCCAGCCGCTCTCGTTCTTCTCCATGAGGACAATGCTCTCCCTGCACCTCTGCTTCTATGCACAAAAGGAACCCTATTTCAAAGCCATATGTTATCTAGAAAATAGGTTGGCGTTTCAGGGTCACTGTCAGGAGacgttttcctcttttccttgcaGCATGAGACGATAAAATGATGGTGGCATATGTCCTAAGTGTAGGGTATCAGCAATACTGGTTTGGTGTTGGAGGTTGGCGTTACACCATAAACTGTGCCCCAAAACCAGATGATTTTGCGTATGACAGAAAAGATCCTTTTCATCCTGTAAGGTCCCGATGGTTTCAGCTCTTAAAACCTGTCAGCGGTTTGTTGAGCATGTTAATGTTTATAAgagctcttttccttttcatgtttcttttttcattctgtttctttgctgGGGAGAtcatgtgggatttttttgtttgtggggttttttatatttttttaaactattgaaCATTGTATTGATACATTGGATGATAGGATGGTGGGAGAGGGTCCACCCACCAGAAATGTGAAGCTGAAAATAACTTAAGTGCCTGGGCTCTACACTTACAAGAGATTATCTCCTGAACAACCACAGTGTTCATAAACAGTTTTGTACCAGAAATAgtgattttggtttttggggggttgttgttttttttttttttttacttatataCTCTCCGATCCTCACCTTTTTTCCTGAGTGTGATGCTAATGCTACTTTATTCCTCTCACCCTGATTTCCTGATCCTGAATATCCCCAGGACTGAGCCAAATCCATCTGAATTCAAAGGCGAGATtgcggtttaaccccagtggCGCTTTGGTCGGGGTCTTGGTGTGAATGCGTGAGTTCAGGGTGTGCGTGAAATACTGACTTGGTCTAAAGCCAATTAAAGAGCAGCTACGGATACTCAACTTCTTCATCGAACCAGCCTGCATGTTCTCCTGGAAAATCAGGCCTTCAATGTGTTGGGTCCCTAAAACTCATGTGCTTTCTGGTGCCCTATTCTTTCCAGTAAATGGTTCTTATGGGGGCAAAAGTaaacattgttttcatttttatcccTTTTGTATCCTATTTATGTGCGATGTGGTCATTGGGTGGTATTTGTCATAAAGGTTTTCTAAGTTAATCGAGAGTTCtgtaattgtgtgtgtgtgtttaacactttaaaaatccTAAAGGTGCTATGGCAAAACAAGCAATAAACTACATTTTAATTGGCTGTGTTGGGGATTTCCTCGTCTGTGTGCTGTGCCTAGGGTCTTTGGCCCTTATTTTGGAAGAACAAACACATCCCAGGGCTGTCGGTGCAGGCAACTGCGCACCAGCCCCTTTCCCTGTTCTATGGAGggcagcctctccctgcccctgcaAACCGGGATAAACGCTGCGGTGCAGGCTGgcctccagccctccctcccgGGGCTCCTCCGcgagaatacacaaaataagggGAAAAGCGCCGGAGGTGCCGGTGTTTCACGGCCCTGCCCGTTTCCTCGCCGCAGCGCCCCCTCCCCACGCGAGGTGCCCCCGGTGGGACTCGAACCTGCGGCCTAGGGCTCGGCGGAGAGGGGCggggccccgcccgcccgccaggGGGCAGCCGCCGCCCCCCCTTATCGCCCGCTCCCCAGCGGGCGGGAAGCGGCCGGTGGCGCCCCGGAAGCGgaagggcggggtgggggggtcagCCCGTTGCCGGGCGCGGCGGAGCGGGTGGCCATGCAGCCGCGGCAGCTCCGCTGGGAGACTCTGGCGGCTCTGCGCACCTCCGGTAAGGGCCGGCTGAGCTACTGCCGCCACTGGCTCCAGGATGAGGTGAGGGCTCGCTCCCGGCGGGCGGCTGGGAGCCCCCgggccgccgcggctcccgctTTGCTCACGGGGGGTCTGTGTGTCCTGTGGGCGGccgaggcgggcgggggggggggaatccgtGACTCGTCCCTCCGAGCGCTGCCCCAGCGGTGGTGCATCGACTCCTTGCCTCGCTAACAGCCCCCCTAGGGCTTGAAATGGATAAATCGCCCTTGTGGTATCTCTGCTGCCCGCTCCCCCTCGCGCGTCAGCGGCTGGGCCCCTCTACCCCCCTTCCAGCAGGTCGGGTCCTGGCTCCTTCGTCCCGGCTAAGTAGTGCAGggcttggggaggaggaggaggaggaggaggaggtgttacAGGAGAGGGTCCGAGCGTGGCTGCCCTGCAAAAGTAGGGGAGCCCGGAAAACGTGTTgaaaagacagcagaagaaatggGTAAAGGGGGTACCGAGCTGCGGTGGTGAAGCACTTGCTGACCCGTGCAAATGTTCTCAGTGTGTGTTTGTTAGCATGTCGTTGCTTTCTTGGTATGTTTCACgtttacagaaaatgttttctctccaGGATCTCTTGGAAGGATGCATGTCTCCTCTTGTGCTGTCCCCTTATTCTGGCTGGGTCCTAGACAGAATGATTGGGCAATCAGCCCAAGAAATCACACCCTCCAGAAGTTCAACGCCTAAAGAATCCGCTCCCCTCGCAAACCGGTCATCTCCTCTGGAGAAGGTCACGCCTGCTAGCCGCCGGGGCTCTTCACCACTTTCGTCTGCAGAGCCAAGTGAAACAAAGGTAGCTCTCTGCTTATAATCCATATGTGAGCAGCTGTGAGAAAAAACGTGCTAACTTGCTGCCATAAATTGTCTGATAAAGGTTGGTTTGCGCTCTGTTAATTTGTGGGGAAAAACGTGCTTAGTTGCAAGTTTCTGTAGGATAAACAGGTGATGATAAAATTGGTATTAACAAGATTTTCATAGAGTAATGTTTCATAGGAGGCCAAAAGCAAACTCCCTTTTTCACCGTAACTAAGGAAAATTTAGTTGGAGCTGTACAGTTACACGGATTATCAGCATGGGACTCATCCGTTTGGAGAGACGAGGTCACAGAACAGGGTCAGGCCTGTGTAGGAGTCCGTGAGTAACCCCCTTGGGTTCCCTGGAGTCTTTGAATGGCTTAGGTGTGCTGTGGCTCCCTTTTACAAGGCAAAAGGGTAGGAAGCTGGGCAACGAGCGGTTGAGTTGTGGAGGTAACGAAGTTGATGAAgcacctgaaaagaaaacaaatgtttgttgCTATGCGTTAAATGACGACTTCGCTACATAACAATGATACCGAGCAGCAAAGTTTTGCATCATCTTGGCCCCATTTAGACTTAAGAAATATATTGTGAGGAAAACATCTTAATGAAGCAGCAAGATCTGATAACAGTTATAAGAGAGAGTCCGAAGAATGATTCAAAGTACAAAACTGTCTTGACTTCTTCCAGGGTAACATCTCCACTGAATGTTAAGAGAACGTGGGGAGTCTGTCTAGCCTTTCTAGGTGACATTAGCCTTCGTGAAAGTCCTGTAGGCTCTTGGTATCTCTGCTCCCAATTTTAGTGATTGGGAAAAGTAATTATGCCAACCTCATATACGTCCTGGAGGATACTCAAAATGGTGAGGCTACGCTACCGGGGTATATAACTACTCTAAAAAGTTGTGCGTTGGTTGACTCCTTTGTCTGTTTCTCTACAAATAATGTGCAGTTTAGAAGACTTGATTTACCTGGTTTCCCCCGTGAGTTGCTGATACTATACTCAGTCACTGATTTTGCTTATATGCTGACCACGCAGGGTAATGATGATCTCAGTCTGCTGGAAACGGATCAAGAAGTCTTTCCAGCAGTTCTGCCATCTAAAGTTGCGGAAGTTGAAGGCTGCATTCGGATGTATGAAGAGATGCACAGGCTGaaaggaaaggtaaaaaaaagaagttgaggGTGTATGTGAATCACAGGAGAGCTACATAACCAGATGTAACAATGCTCTGGTAAAAGTAGCAGGACAGTAAGTTATCCTAAATGTTGGCCCACTTTGGGCAATttagtttgtattttcttctgcccAAATTCCGGTGATTACTGCATTGTGGTGCTTCTGGCACCTCTGCAATCTGCAGGAGGGGCTAAGGCAACggcaggagcagcaagagcagatgGTGAGGGCAGTGTATGACCTGGCAAGTGAACAACTGAAGCGCTTTGATGAACTGAAGGAGCTAAAGCAGCATCAGGAATTCCAAGATTTGCAAGAAGTAATGGAGAAGAGGTGAGATTAGCTCTGGCATCCTTAAAATATTACAGCATTTAATCAAAGTGAGGATTAATTCTTGTGCGTGACAATGCTATGCTAGTCACTTGTGATTGAAAATCTCACCTGCTGCTGTTCTTACATTAACTATCCTGTTATTGTTTGTCTTTCAGAGTAgatctctggctgctgttgaggTTTCAATGGTTAGAAAAAGACTGTATTTGTGACAGTTAAAGTTCCTTTAGCTTGGCTTATTTCAAAAGTAACTtgctgtgtgtttgtattttgtcTTGTGCATGTCTTGAatatgttttttctgtctttatgcaTATTGTAGCTCAAAGGAGGCTCAGGGACAGCAAGAGAAGTTGAAGGAAGAACACCGACACAGAGCAAAGGTCTGAGACTTGTAAAAGTTGTCTTTCATAAGAGACCGTGACTACTCGGTGGGAACTGGAAAGACCAgttgatttatttgtatttacatgGCACCCCTGGAGTGAGAACGTATTTTCTGGTGCTGTCCTGGGCACCTGCTGCATTGTTGTGGAAATGCAGTAAAGGCACATGTGTTGTAGGATCAGGAAGGACCTGTAAAGCTAGAGTCATCAGACCAGGAAGGACCTGTAAAGCTGGagttatttaagtattttgtgTCTCTTGTGTCTTTTTCTCCCTAGGTATTAAACCTAAAACTGCGcgaggcagagcagcagaggcagcgtCAAGAAGAGCTGGAGCGTTTGCGTAAGGAAGAAGGCCAGGAAAGATTGCGTCGCCTTTATTCCATCCAGGAGGAAGTGCTGCAGCTTAACCAGCAGATTGATCCCAATTATAGACACAAAGACTTGCCAAGAATCGATCTTTCTGCATACAGTAATCGTGGCAACCAGATCTGTGGGCTGGTGTCGGGACTCATCCGCACCACAAGTGAGGTAGAGGTTCTAGAGTTGTTCTTAACTTTGCTTGTCATTCCTTCATAAAGCTTCCTGTAGTTGTCTTCAAAGGCAGCTTGTTAGGAGGCTGTTAAATAAGATGTGGTTAAAAACAGAAATGGTTTTTAGATATTTGTCCTATAAAGCATCTAATTTAAAAGGAGAATTCTTTTCTATGGCACTTTAGCTGTTCTCCTGAAAATGGCTCATAAAAATGCATGAGGATTTCTACAGGAGAAAGAttcaatattaaaatactgtaaactCTTGATGCTGTAAAGTTCCTTTTTGAGACAACCATGGAAGCGGAGTCGTTCATAAATTGTTAAATACTGGACACATTATGATTCTCCTATACTCGTAAGCCTTTTTGCAGTAACTAGGTTTCcttgaaaatttttttctctaCGTAAAGGTGGGATACAAACCTTGAAAAATAGAACACTATAAGGCTAATTCTCTGTTTCAGCTTGTCACAGCTGGCTTTCTGCAGAGGAAGCTGTCTAGGCTTTGCATTGGGGTTCCCTTATACTTGTCAAGAGTGTGTTATTAATTTTTGTTGTCCAAGATCTCGTGAGATCTAGTCTCACATTATTTACCAATGTTATGtacaaataaaggagaaaaaggtattttcacCAAAGAGGATAAAATGTGTAGTTGGCTCCCAGGTTACCTGAAGGCTAATGCTTCAAAGGCTCCTTGCTCTTGCTGTTGGTCTACAGATAGTGGAACAAAAGATTGATGCTCTATTACCTCTGTTTCTTGACAGAGAGGTTTCCCTACTCAAGTAGATGTGGCCAATACTGAACGAGCACTGCAGGAGATGCGAGGGTTGATATCCGGCATGCAGCAAGAAATCGCTgcagctgtggaagaaaaaaggaggaaagatgaagaggaagagagacagaagaagaaagagtTACTGAAAAAAGAGCAGATGAAGGCTCAGACTCCTGCCCCTGCACAGCAGTCAGGtggaaagcagcagaaggaaggttggttaggcttttttttttccttcttttttttttttcctttcctttcctttccctctttacACACTCTTTTATTGTTAGGCTAAATACTACTTTGGAATCTTACTGTTGTGATGACATACCTTCTCGTAGCCTTTACTTTTAGCGCAATTAGCACAATGGGTATAGGACTGCGGGCAGCAaacttttgaaatgaaactgaTGCAGCATAAATTGACTGTATTAACTGGAGGAAAACCTGCTCTTCCTAGACACTATGCCATATATTGGAATATTAGAAAATAACATTGTGCCTTCTTGCGAGTGTAGATGGGTCAAAATGTGACAAACATACAAGGACAGACCACTGAAATGGCTTCCTTCTTGAGAGTAAGTTAAGTCCAGATGTCCTGCGTATATAAGCTACTAAGCTGAAGAAGGACTCCTGTATAGCTTGCAAACTTGTAGTTCATTTATGAACATAACTTTCTAAACTAAATTCTGGGAATAAAGCACTCATGCAGCTGTTAGTTccttgcaattttttaaaaaaagttttcttaagGTTTTCTAGAGTTTTGCGTCGGTCTTAgtcttctgctatttttttttttaatatcaggaCTTCAAGTTAAGGCAGAAGAAAGTACCATGCAGTGGTACCAGCAGCTTCAAGATGCTGCTGAGCAGTGCGTTGCTTCTTTCAGTGGAATCAGCAACTGCAAAGACAACAATGAGGTATGAACAAATGATTAATACTGCTGAAGAGTGACGATCTTAATTTCTAGGGGAAAGAGgacagctttcatttaaaaaaaaaaataaaaattctaactTAGCAGCCTCTGTTAACAGTCTGCTCATCCAAACTATCATAGTAGTTTGCTGGTCTGTAAaggtttttaaagtttgtttgtttgttctgcagGTTAAGAAGATAAAAACAGACTTGCAGAAAGCAGCTACAATCCCTGTGAGCCAGATCTCTAGAATAGCAGGTCAGGAAAACGCCAAGAACCCAATCCAACTGAAATGCCTTTTGCTGTAAAGATTTTTAGTAGGACACAACGTGCCCAATGTTTCTGTAATTATCCCTACAGCAGAAAGCTGGTATGCATATAGTCCAAGCCTTTGCAGCacagtgcttgcttttttttgatGGCTGTTGCTTCCCTTGGAGGCATCTTGCTTCATCACGATTCGGTTTGTTTAATCAGATGTAGCAAACGTGCAGTTTGAGATGCCTTACCCT containing:
- the GLE1 gene encoding mRNA export factor GLE1, with amino-acid sequence MQPRQLRWETLAALRTSGKGRLSYCRHWLQDEDLLEGCMSPLVLSPYSGWVLDRMIGQSAQEITPSRSSTPKESAPLANRSSPLEKVTPASRRGSSPLSSAEPSETKGNDDLSLLETDQEVFPAVLPSKVAEVEGCIRMYEEMHRLKGKEGLRQRQEQQEQMVRAVYDLASEQLKRFDELKELKQHQEFQDLQEVMEKSSKEAQGQQEKLKEEHRHRAKVLNLKLREAEQQRQRQEELERLRKEEGQERLRRLYSIQEEVLQLNQQIDPNYRHKDLPRIDLSAYSNRGNQICGLVSGLIRTTSERGFPTQVDVANTERALQEMRGLISGMQQEIAAAVEEKRRKDEEEERQKKKELLKKEQMKAQTPAPAQQSGGKQQKEGLQVKAEESTMQWYQQLQDAAEQCVASFSGISNCKDNNEVKKIKTDLQKAATIPVSQISRIAGSQLREIFDKINNLLSGKSVQSGGRTVSVTQHPQGLDFVYYKLAEKFVNQGEEEVASHRDAAFPIAVVASGIWEIHPRVGELFLAHLHKKCPYSVPFYPALKEGTSMEEYQRMLGYQVKDSKMEEQDHFLKRMSGMIRLYAAIIQLRWPYGNKQGTHPHGLNYGWRWLAQMLNMEPLADVTATLLFDFLEVCGNALMKQYQVQFWKMMLLIREDYFPRIEAITSSGQMGSLMRFKQFLEECLQQKEIPLPKGTLQSSFWRT